The following coding sequences lie in one Arachis ipaensis cultivar K30076 chromosome B05, Araip1.1, whole genome shotgun sequence genomic window:
- the LOC107640641 gene encoding uncharacterized protein LOC107640641, translating to MAYTSRQLRSHEINFSTQDLDLAAVVFSLKVWWHYLYGVKFQDGRCFEPNIMMCRLDDGNEEMLLREFENLNLGVREVAGNLCLNQLDVSGDFKTEIQKAQLNDQKMRRMMQAVEHKEPREVTQDREGVQRYKGRIYIPNVAHLRQDVLTKAH from the exons ATGGCATATACTTCTCGACAATTGAGATCGCATGAAATAAACTTTTCGACTCAAGACTTGGATCTTGCCGCGGTTGTGTTTTCGTTAAAAGTCTGGTGGCATTACCTATATGGGGTTAAATTTCAA GATGGCAGATGCTTTGAGCCAAATATCATGATGTGTCGCTTGGATGATGGTAATGAAGAGATGCTGTTAAGGGAGTTTGAAAACCTCAACTTGGGCGTCAGAGAAGTAGCAGGTAATTTGTGTTTGAACCAATTGGATGTATCTGGTGATTTCAAGACTGAGATTCAGAAGGCCCAGCTGAATGATCAAAAGATGCGAAGAATGATGCAAGCAGTTGAACATAAGGAACCAAGAGAAGTCACCCAAGACAGAGAAGGAGTACAGAGGTATAAGGGAAGAATCTATATACCGAATGTGGCACATTTGAGGCAAGATGTGCTAACAAAAGCTCACTAG